One Clavibacter zhangzhiyongii genomic region harbors:
- the rsmG gene encoding 16S rRNA (guanine(527)-N(7))-methyltransferase RsmG, which produces MPEQVMIESEPEVAATLFAGHIDTAREFAAQLGERGEELGLIGPLEPPRLWTRHIVNSVLVAPLLRPGLVGDIGSGAGLPGLVLAIARPDVRFVLIEPMERRVAWLEEQARHLELENVEVRRARAEDVASDYALDQVTARAVSAFSKLIPLTAPLVKTGGELVLMKGANAEREVEAATKVIRRFHLEDVEVLTLGEGQVEEVTRVIRARVA; this is translated from the coding sequence ATGCCCGAACAGGTCATGATCGAGTCCGAGCCGGAGGTGGCAGCGACGCTTTTCGCCGGTCACATCGATACCGCGCGTGAGTTCGCCGCTCAACTCGGAGAGCGTGGGGAGGAGCTGGGGCTCATCGGCCCTCTCGAGCCACCGCGGCTGTGGACACGGCACATCGTGAACTCGGTCCTGGTCGCGCCTCTTCTTCGCCCCGGGCTGGTCGGGGACATCGGCAGCGGTGCTGGTCTCCCCGGGCTCGTGCTCGCGATCGCCCGGCCCGATGTTCGGTTCGTCCTGATCGAGCCGATGGAGCGTCGCGTCGCCTGGCTGGAGGAGCAAGCACGTCATCTGGAGCTCGAGAACGTGGAGGTCCGCCGCGCGCGAGCGGAGGATGTGGCCAGCGACTACGCGCTCGATCAGGTCACCGCCCGGGCCGTGAGTGCGTTCTCGAAGCTCATTCCGCTGACCGCGCCACTGGTCAAGACCGGGGGAGAGCTGGTGCTCATGAAGGGCGCGAATGCCGAGCGCGAGGTGGAGGCTGCGACGAAGGTGATCCGGCGATTCCACCTCGAGGATGTCGAGGTGCTCACGCTCGGTGAGGGTCAGGTCGAGGAAGTCACTCGCGTCATCAGGGCACGGGTCGCGTGA